The DNA segment CCGCCGTCCCCAGGACGGCCAGGTGGGAGAACGGAGCCTCCACTTGTGGGCCGGGCACATAGCTGCCCAGCCGGTCGTTACACAAGGTTAGCAGCTCGGCCGGGCGGGCACCAACCCGGTGGCGCGGCCGCTCCCGCGCACGGAGGGCCGCTTCCGTGGGCCTATCGTAAGACGCATGAGTGACGCGACCCCCAGCAGTACTTCCCCCGGCTTCGACGAGATGGCCCGCGACATCGCGGAGGTGCCCGCCGTCGAGGTGATCGTGACGGTCGCCGTCAACCTGATGAGCGCCGCCGCCGTCAAGCTCGGCCTGACCGAGGACGGCGACGACCACAAGGACCTGGACGAGGCCCGCAAGCTGGTCCACGCGCTGGCCGGCCTGCTGGACGCGAGCACCACGGAGATCAGCTCGTTCCACGCCGCCCCGCTGCGCGACGGCCTCAAGTCCCTCCAGCTGGCCTTCCGCGAGGCCTCGCTCGTCCCGGACGAGCCGGGCCACGGTCCGGGCGAGAAGTACACCGGCCCGGTCTTCGGCTGAAACCCGGCCCTCGGCTGAGGCCCGCCTCCCCCACCGCCCTCGCCGCCCCCGGCGGGCCCCCGTCCGCGCTCAGCGCGTGAACAGCGGCTCGCCGGGGGCGGCCGCGTCCGCGGGCAGCAGCGCGAGGTCCAGGCCGCGGACCAGCCGGGCGCGCAGCACCTCGTGGGCGGCCAGCGACCGGGCGACGCGGCCGACCGCCGCCGCCGGGTCGGCGTCCGCCGCCAGGACCAGGGCCAGGGTGCCGTCGGCGCTGCCGGGGCCGAGATGGGCGCGGAGCACGGCGGGCTCGGCGGCGACCGCCTCGCGCACCGCCGCGGTGACGGCCGGGTCGTCGAGCGGGTCCGCGCTGGTACGG comes from the Streptomyces sp. NBC_00525 genome and includes:
- a CDS encoding DUF1844 domain-containing protein → MSDATPSSTSPGFDEMARDIAEVPAVEVIVTVAVNLMSAAAVKLGLTEDGDDHKDLDEARKLVHALAGLLDASTTEISSFHAAPLRDGLKSLQLAFREASLVPDEPGHGPGEKYTGPVFG